One window of Solwaraspora sp. WMMA2056 genomic DNA carries:
- the glnA gene encoding type I glutamate--ammonia ligase: protein MDRQQEFVLRTLEERDIRFVRLWFTDVLGTLKSVSVAPAELEAAFEEGIGFDGSAIEGFARVFESDMVAMPDPTTFQVFPFEGGVSGESARMFCDILLPDGTPSWADPRHVLRRALSRAADKGFTFYTHPEIEFFLLESSPTDGSTPVPVDSGGYFDHTTHAVARDFRRQAVLALERIGISVEYSHHEVAPGQQEIDLRYADALTTADNIMTFRHVVKEVALSHGVAATFMPKPFTDQPGSGMHTHLSLFEGERNAFHDASDPMKISKVAKAFIAGLLVHAPEYTAVTNQWVNSYKRLFPQALPDRITESPAYVCWGHLNRSALVRVPAYGKPNSARVEVRSLDSATNPYLAFAVMLGAGLKGIEEGYELPPGSEDDVSALSAAERKAMGYESLPENLSEAIEVMSRSELVAEVLGEHVFDFFLRNKRSEWEQYRREVTPYERRRYLGAL, encoded by the coding sequence GTGGACCGTCAGCAGGAGTTCGTGCTCCGTACTCTGGAAGAGCGCGACATCCGTTTCGTTCGGTTGTGGTTCACCGACGTGCTCGGCACGCTCAAGAGCGTCTCGGTCGCGCCGGCTGAGCTCGAGGCAGCATTCGAAGAAGGCATCGGCTTCGATGGCTCCGCCATCGAAGGTTTCGCCCGGGTCTTCGAGTCCGACATGGTCGCCATGCCGGATCCCACCACTTTTCAGGTGTTCCCCTTCGAGGGCGGCGTCAGTGGCGAGAGCGCCCGGATGTTCTGCGACATCCTGCTGCCCGACGGTACGCCGTCCTGGGCCGACCCCCGGCACGTGCTGCGCCGGGCCCTGTCGCGGGCGGCGGACAAGGGTTTCACCTTCTACACCCACCCCGAGATCGAGTTCTTCCTGCTGGAGAGCAGCCCGACCGACGGCTCCACCCCGGTACCGGTCGACTCCGGCGGCTACTTCGACCACACCACGCACGCGGTGGCCCGCGACTTCCGCCGCCAGGCGGTGCTGGCCCTCGAGCGGATCGGCATCTCGGTCGAGTACAGCCACCACGAGGTCGCCCCCGGCCAGCAGGAGATCGACCTGCGCTACGCCGACGCGCTGACCACCGCCGACAACATCATGACCTTCCGGCACGTGGTGAAGGAGGTCGCCCTGTCGCACGGCGTCGCGGCGACCTTCATGCCCAAGCCCTTCACCGACCAGCCCGGCAGCGGCATGCACACCCACCTGTCGCTGTTCGAGGGTGAGCGCAACGCCTTCCACGACGCCAGTGACCCGATGAAGATCTCCAAGGTCGCCAAGGCGTTCATCGCCGGCCTGCTGGTGCACGCCCCCGAGTACACCGCCGTCACCAACCAGTGGGTCAACTCCTACAAGCGGCTGTTCCCGCAGGCGCTGCCGGACCGGATCACCGAGTCCCCGGCGTACGTGTGCTGGGGGCACCTCAACCGCTCCGCCCTGGTGCGGGTGCCGGCGTACGGCAAACCGAACTCGGCCCGGGTCGAGGTCCGGTCGCTGGACTCGGCGACCAACCCGTACCTGGCCTTCGCGGTCATGCTCGGTGCCGGCCTGAAGGGCATCGAGGAGGGCTACGAGCTGCCGCCCGGCTCCGAGGACGACGTGTCGGCGCTGTCGGCGGCCGAGCGCAAGGCGATGGGGTACGAGTCGCTGCCGGAGAACCTCTCCGAGGCGATCGAGGTGATGTCCCGCTCGGAGCTGGTCGCCGAGGTGCTCGGCGAGCACGTCTTCGACTTCTTCCTGCGCAACAAGCGCTCCGAGTGGGAGCAGTACCGCCGCGAGGTCACCCCGTACGAGCGTCGACGCTACCTCGGGGCGCTCTGA
- a CDS encoding DUF350 domain-containing protein: MWEDLLSGAWQSIVFGVVGIALMAAGFVVVDWLTPGKLRELIWVQRNANAGLLLAANQLGVAGIVFTAILTSYPSFVKGLASTILFGLIGLGVMALAFVVLDWLTPGRLGVVICSDEPHPAARVSAASHLGAALIVCACIT, from the coding sequence GTGTGGGAGGACCTGCTCAGCGGAGCCTGGCAGAGCATCGTGTTCGGGGTGGTCGGCATCGCGCTGATGGCCGCCGGTTTCGTGGTGGTCGACTGGCTGACTCCTGGGAAACTGCGGGAGCTGATCTGGGTGCAGCGCAACGCCAACGCCGGACTGCTGCTGGCCGCCAACCAGCTCGGCGTGGCCGGGATCGTCTTCACCGCGATCCTCACCAGCTACCCGTCGTTCGTGAAGGGACTCGCCTCGACCATCCTGTTCGGGCTGATCGGTCTGGGCGTCATGGCGCTGGCCTTCGTCGTGCTGGACTGGCTGACCCCGGGCCGGCTCGGCGTGGTGATCTGCTCCGACGAACCGCACCCGGCCGCCCGGGTCAGCGCCGCCTCCCACCTCGGTGCAGCGCTGATCGTCTGCGCCTGCATCACCTGA
- a CDS encoding LD-carboxypeptidase gives MSTGGVLRPPALRPDDEVRVVAPAGPVAAEQVERGMAVLAGWGLRPRLARHALGRHGYLAGTDEQRAADLVEALADPAVRGVFCTRGGYGSQRIADRLDPAAVRRDPKVVCGYSDVTALHLALWRTARLAGVHGPVVAWDDQRCPAESAESLRTAVMGAAPTVVARSPLEASAPVAVPGRASGTLLGGNLSLLATSVGTADLPDLSGAILLVEEIGEPPYRVDRMLTQLRRSGVLAGLAGVALGQFTGCADRQGVDVAQVLGERLGDLGVPVLGGLPLGHGQTPRTVGLGVPATLDTVAGTLTVEPAVRPA, from the coding sequence CTGTCGACGGGCGGGGTGCTGCGCCCGCCGGCGCTGCGCCCCGATGACGAGGTCCGGGTGGTGGCGCCGGCCGGCCCGGTGGCTGCGGAGCAGGTCGAGCGGGGAATGGCGGTCCTGGCCGGTTGGGGGCTGCGGCCCCGGCTGGCCCGGCACGCGCTGGGCCGCCACGGTTACCTGGCCGGCACCGACGAGCAGCGGGCCGCCGACCTCGTCGAGGCGCTCGCCGATCCGGCGGTGCGCGGTGTCTTCTGCACCCGGGGCGGCTACGGCAGCCAGCGGATCGCCGACCGGCTCGACCCGGCGGCGGTACGCCGGGATCCGAAGGTCGTCTGCGGCTACTCCGACGTGACCGCGCTGCACCTGGCGCTGTGGCGGACGGCCCGTCTGGCGGGCGTGCACGGCCCGGTGGTGGCCTGGGACGACCAGCGGTGCCCGGCGGAGTCCGCCGAGTCGCTGCGAACGGCGGTGATGGGCGCCGCGCCGACGGTCGTCGCCCGCTCGCCTCTGGAGGCGAGCGCACCGGTCGCCGTACCGGGTCGGGCGAGCGGCACGTTGCTCGGCGGCAACCTGTCGTTGCTGGCCACCTCGGTCGGCACGGCGGACCTGCCCGACCTGTCCGGCGCGATCCTGCTGGTCGAGGAGATCGGTGAGCCGCCGTACCGGGTGGACCGGATGCTGACCCAGCTGCGCCGCAGTGGCGTGCTGGCCGGCCTGGCCGGGGTCGCGCTCGGGCAGTTCACCGGCTGCGCCGACCGGCAGGGGGTCGACGTCGCGCAGGTGCTGGGCGAACGGCTGGGCGATCTCGGCGTACCGGTGCTCGGCGGGTTGCCACTCGGGCACGGACAGACACCACGCACCGTCGGCCTCGGTGTGCCGGCCACGCTGGACACCGTGGCCGGCACGCTGACGGTCGAGCCGGCGGTACGGCCGGCCTGA
- a CDS encoding type 1 glutamine amidotransferase, producing the protein MGSALVIENDPTDDLRRLGEWLTEAGLPVEVHRPYADDPVPADPAGYAAVVVLGGRPSAVDPGPDAGWLPAVEGLLRKAVRQRIPTLAIGLGAHLLATAHAGTVERSAAGPEIGPALVGKRDAAGTDPLFRYVPLAPDVLQWHIDEITELPHGAVLLAASTHYPHQAFRLGDRAWGLQFHIECDRDMISAWAAGSTVLAELRLPADVVVDACVEVLGDIEDVWQPFAARFAALALGQLPGADVPRTLPLLGGQGHR; encoded by the coding sequence GTGGGTAGCGCGCTGGTGATCGAGAACGACCCGACCGACGACCTGCGACGGCTGGGGGAGTGGCTCACCGAGGCCGGTCTGCCCGTCGAGGTGCACCGCCCGTACGCCGACGACCCGGTCCCCGCCGACCCGGCCGGGTACGCCGCCGTCGTGGTCCTGGGTGGTCGGCCCAGTGCGGTCGACCCCGGTCCGGACGCCGGCTGGCTGCCAGCGGTGGAGGGGCTGCTGCGCAAGGCCGTCCGCCAGCGGATCCCGACGTTGGCGATCGGGCTCGGTGCCCACCTGCTGGCCACCGCGCACGCCGGCACCGTCGAACGTAGCGCGGCCGGGCCGGAGATCGGGCCGGCCCTGGTCGGCAAGCGGGACGCCGCCGGCACCGACCCGCTGTTCCGGTACGTGCCACTCGCCCCCGACGTGCTGCAGTGGCACATCGACGAGATCACCGAGCTACCGCACGGCGCGGTGCTGCTGGCCGCCTCCACCCACTACCCGCACCAGGCGTTCCGCCTCGGCGACCGGGCCTGGGGGCTGCAGTTCCACATCGAATGCGACCGCGACATGATCAGCGCCTGGGCCGCCGGCTCCACCGTCCTGGCCGAGCTGCGGCTGCCCGCCGACGTCGTGGTGGACGCCTGCGTCGAGGTGCTCGGCGACATCGAGGACGTCTGGCAGCCGTTCGCCGCCCGGTTCGCCGCGCTCGCCCTCGGCCAGCTGCCGGGCGCCGACGTCCCCCGGACCCTGCCGCTGCTCGGCGGCCAGGGGCACCGATGA
- a CDS encoding bifunctional [glutamine synthetase] adenylyltransferase/[glutamine synthetase]-adenylyl-L-tyrosine phosphorylase, translating to MSRPTSAAGRLARYGFDVTGTGTVRADDLLGPDGLRLWDATAQQPVDPPAGELLAALSRAADPDLALRQLHRLVEAEQRHRADDAASPVLAALHADAGLRRRLIAVLGASSSLGDHLVANPQQWLELATGGNGVAPCADGSLDLGSAWFGEPTGPPAIAGLRRAYRLALLRIAAADLTGGRGLEQTMAALSALADATLGAAYDIAVAELPAGTPVPRLAVVAMGKCGGDELNYVSDVDVIFVAADDADLTVATTLATRLIHICGLVAWPVDAALRPEGNRGPLVRTLTSHLAYYQRWARTWEFQALLKARPAAGDRDLAQEWIGLLAPLVWHAAERPEAVEDVRAMRRRIIDNVPPRELEREIKRGPGGLRDIEFAVQLLQLVHGRVDETLRTPGTVPALRALVAGGYVGRADGEALLRGYRFLRGVEHRLQLQGLRRTHTVPADPAALRWLAHALGYTPTPGASAVEAFRADWVSHATEVRRLHAKLLYRPLLESVARVPAESLRMTPQAARRRLEVLGFADPAGALRHLEALTGGVSRTAAIQRTLLPVLLQEFADAPEPDRGLLSYRQVSDKLGSTPWYLRLLRDEGPVAGRLARTLGLSRYVADLLAREPEALRMLAVDAELAPQSAAKLAAGFAAVAARHLGTGGGQPVDGVPAVRAVRALRRRELLRLACADVLRSAGSLAPDRDDVGPLDIAAIGAGLSAVTDGTLAAALQVATATVPPPAGLRFAVIGMGRLGGYEMSYSSDADVLFVYDPPAGLADDKASAAARAVAEELRRLLGMPAPDPPLGVDADLRPEGRNGPLVRSLAAYAQYYARWSKVWEAQALLRARFVCGDTSLGAEFLAVADPVRYPAGGLSREQIVEIRRIKARVETERLPRGADPATHTKLGRGGLADVEWAVQLTQLRHAHAVPALRDTRTLVALAAAREAGLVGAADAAALRAGWTLAARVRDALMLVRGRASDQLPRHGPELAGVVRLLGAADAGQFLDGYLRTARRCRAAAERVLGA from the coding sequence ATGAGCAGACCGACCAGCGCCGCCGGCAGACTCGCCCGGTACGGCTTCGACGTCACCGGCACCGGCACCGTGCGGGCCGACGACCTGCTCGGTCCGGACGGGCTGCGACTGTGGGACGCGACCGCCCAGCAGCCGGTGGACCCGCCGGCGGGTGAACTGCTCGCCGCGCTGTCGCGGGCCGCCGATCCGGACCTGGCGTTGCGGCAGCTGCACCGGCTCGTCGAGGCGGAGCAGCGGCACCGCGCCGACGACGCCGCTTCGCCCGTACTGGCCGCCCTGCACGCCGACGCCGGGCTGCGTCGGCGGCTGATCGCCGTGCTGGGGGCGTCGTCGAGCCTCGGTGACCATCTGGTCGCCAACCCGCAGCAGTGGCTGGAGCTGGCCACCGGCGGCAACGGCGTCGCCCCGTGCGCCGACGGCAGTCTCGACCTGGGGTCGGCATGGTTCGGCGAACCCACCGGCCCTCCGGCGATCGCCGGGCTGCGCCGGGCGTACCGGCTGGCCCTGCTGCGGATCGCCGCCGCCGACCTGACCGGCGGGCGTGGTCTGGAACAGACGATGGCCGCCCTCTCGGCGTTGGCCGACGCGACGCTCGGCGCCGCCTACGACATCGCCGTGGCCGAGCTGCCGGCCGGAACGCCGGTGCCGCGCCTGGCGGTGGTGGCGATGGGCAAGTGCGGCGGCGACGAGCTGAACTACGTCTCCGACGTGGACGTGATCTTCGTCGCCGCCGACGACGCCGACCTGACCGTGGCGACCACGCTGGCCACCCGGCTGATCCACATCTGCGGGCTGGTGGCCTGGCCGGTCGACGCCGCGCTGCGGCCCGAGGGCAACCGTGGGCCGCTGGTGCGGACCCTCACCAGTCACCTGGCGTACTACCAGCGGTGGGCCCGTACCTGGGAGTTCCAGGCGTTGCTCAAGGCGCGACCGGCGGCCGGGGACCGCGACCTCGCGCAGGAGTGGATCGGGCTGCTCGCGCCGCTGGTGTGGCACGCCGCCGAACGGCCCGAGGCGGTCGAGGACGTCCGGGCCATGCGGCGCAGGATCATCGACAACGTCCCACCCCGGGAGCTGGAACGGGAGATCAAACGCGGCCCCGGCGGCCTGCGCGACATCGAGTTCGCCGTCCAGCTGCTGCAGCTGGTGCACGGCCGGGTCGACGAGACGCTGCGTACCCCGGGCACCGTGCCGGCGCTGCGCGCCCTGGTCGCCGGCGGCTACGTCGGGCGGGCCGACGGGGAGGCGCTGCTGCGCGGCTACCGGTTCCTGCGCGGCGTCGAACACCGGCTGCAACTGCAAGGGCTACGGCGTACCCACACGGTGCCGGCGGACCCGGCCGCCCTACGGTGGCTGGCGCACGCCCTCGGCTACACCCCGACACCGGGGGCGTCCGCCGTCGAGGCGTTCCGGGCCGACTGGGTCAGCCACGCCACCGAGGTACGCCGGCTGCACGCCAAACTCCTGTACCGGCCGCTGCTGGAATCCGTCGCCCGGGTGCCGGCCGAGTCGCTGCGGATGACCCCGCAGGCGGCCCGCCGTCGCCTGGAGGTCCTCGGCTTCGCCGACCCGGCCGGGGCGCTGCGGCACCTGGAGGCGCTCACCGGCGGGGTCTCCCGGACCGCCGCGATCCAACGCACCCTGCTGCCGGTGCTGCTGCAGGAGTTCGCCGACGCCCCGGAACCCGACCGTGGCCTGCTCAGCTACCGCCAGGTCTCCGACAAACTCGGCAGCACCCCCTGGTACCTGCGGCTGCTGCGCGACGAAGGCCCGGTCGCCGGCCGGCTCGCCCGTACCCTCGGCCTGTCGCGGTACGTCGCCGACCTGCTCGCCCGCGAGCCGGAGGCGCTGCGGATGCTCGCCGTCGACGCCGAGTTGGCCCCGCAGAGCGCGGCGAAGCTCGCGGCGGGGTTCGCCGCCGTGGCCGCCCGACACCTCGGTACCGGCGGTGGGCAACCGGTTGACGGTGTGCCGGCCGTCCGCGCGGTGCGCGCCCTGCGCCGGCGGGAACTGCTCCGGCTGGCCTGTGCCGACGTACTGCGCAGCGCCGGGTCGTTGGCTCCGGACCGCGACGACGTGGGCCCGCTCGACATCGCCGCGATCGGTGCCGGGCTGTCGGCGGTCACCGACGGTACGCTCGCCGCCGCGCTGCAGGTGGCGACCGCGACCGTACCTCCGCCGGCCGGCCTGCGGTTCGCCGTCATCGGGATGGGCCGCCTCGGCGGGTACGAGATGAGCTACTCCTCCGACGCCGACGTGCTGTTCGTCTACGACCCGCCGGCCGGCCTGGCCGACGACAAGGCCAGCGCTGCGGCCCGCGCGGTCGCTGAGGAGCTGCGCCGGCTGCTCGGCATGCCCGCCCCCGACCCGCCGCTCGGCGTCGACGCCGATCTGCGTCCGGAGGGCCGCAACGGCCCGTTGGTGCGCAGCCTCGCCGCGTACGCGCAGTACTACGCCCGCTGGTCGAAGGTGTGGGAGGCACAGGCACTGCTGCGGGCCCGGTTCGTCTGCGGCGACACGTCGCTGGGCGCGGAGTTCCTCGCCGTCGCCGACCCGGTGCGCTATCCCGCTGGCGGGCTGAGCCGGGAGCAGATCGTGGAGATCCGCCGGATCAAGGCCCGGGTGGAGACCGAGCGGCTGCCCCGGGGTGCGGATCCCGCCACCCACACCAAACTGGGGCGCGGCGGGTTGGCCGACGTGGAGTGGGCGGTGCAGCTGACCCAGTTGCGCCACGCGCACGCGGTGCCGGCGCTGCGTGACACCCGTACCCTGGTCGCCCTGGCCGCCGCCCGCGAGGCCGGGCTGGTCGGCGCGGCCGACGCCGCCGCGCTACGGGCCGGCTGGACCCTCGCCGCCCGGGTCCGCGACGCCCTGATGCTGGTCCGGGGTCGGGCCAGCGACCAGCTGCCCCGGCACGGACCGGAGCTGGCCGGGGTGGTGCGGCTGCTCGGTGCCGCCGATGCCGGCCAGTTCCTCGACGGCTATCTGCGGACCGCCCGCCGCTGCCGGGCGGCGGCCGAACGGGTCCTTGGTGCCTGA
- the mptB gene encoding polyprenol phosphomannose-dependent alpha 1,6 mannosyltransferase MptB, which translates to MPERAPVTGARYHLIRWTGLLGALGLALAAVLGGASPDPPAAGWAVFTSGRGVLSVLAWAAGTAALVWAWWSARHGVPSARWALVTVGLWAVPLLLAPPLASRDIYSYACQGWTYHTGGDPYAGVAGQGCPWLDAVAPLWRDTPAPYGPVFIWLAGLAAAAGVGLTGTVLILRAAAVAGLALVALTLPALARRCGLPGGRALWLTLGCPVVLVHLVSGAHNDALMVGLLVAGLWLLVARPVPPDADGDPPAGGALGRGAAALMPVAAGVLLGLAVAVKVTALVVVPFAVVLAVSGVRRPAALVRAGAAVLSGVVAAVVATSLLVGSGWGWVVGLTRSGDSRQWTSPPTAVGLLIDYLARPVGGAPQAVGVVRMSALVLLAAFLVALWWWVWRGSGPVARWRGPVSRVHGRYLPVGDRGQAVYGAGVALAATVVAAPVFYPWYLVWPLALLAAAAYRTRWFLLPAAVSCFLVLPDGSGVAAMTKAPGTVAMCGLLAVLVVRTATRSPTILRLSRRFVGIVRR; encoded by the coding sequence GTGCCTGAGCGCGCCCCGGTCACCGGCGCGCGCTATCACCTCATCCGCTGGACGGGGCTGCTCGGCGCGCTCGGCTTGGCGTTGGCCGCTGTGCTCGGCGGGGCGTCGCCCGACCCGCCGGCCGCCGGCTGGGCGGTGTTCACCAGCGGTCGCGGAGTGCTCAGCGTGCTCGCCTGGGCCGCCGGCACCGCCGCGCTGGTCTGGGCGTGGTGGTCGGCCCGGCACGGGGTGCCGTCGGCGCGCTGGGCGCTGGTCACCGTCGGGCTGTGGGCGGTGCCGTTGCTGCTCGCTCCGCCGCTGGCCAGCCGGGACATCTACTCGTACGCCTGCCAGGGGTGGACGTACCACACCGGTGGGGATCCGTACGCCGGCGTCGCCGGGCAGGGCTGCCCCTGGCTCGACGCGGTCGCCCCGCTGTGGCGCGACACCCCGGCACCGTACGGTCCGGTATTCATCTGGCTGGCCGGACTCGCCGCCGCCGCAGGCGTGGGCCTGACCGGCACGGTGCTGATCCTGCGGGCGGCGGCCGTGGCCGGTCTGGCGCTGGTGGCGCTCACCCTGCCCGCGCTGGCTCGGCGCTGTGGTCTGCCGGGCGGGCGGGCGTTGTGGCTGACGCTGGGCTGCCCGGTGGTGCTGGTGCACCTGGTCTCCGGGGCGCACAACGACGCGTTGATGGTCGGTCTGCTGGTGGCCGGGCTGTGGCTGCTCGTCGCCCGGCCGGTACCACCGGACGCCGACGGTGACCCGCCCGCCGGCGGGGCGCTGGGGCGCGGTGCGGCGGCGCTGATGCCGGTGGCCGCCGGGGTGCTGCTGGGCCTCGCGGTGGCGGTGAAGGTGACCGCGCTGGTCGTGGTGCCGTTCGCGGTGGTGCTGGCGGTCAGCGGCGTGCGCCGCCCCGCCGCACTGGTGCGGGCCGGTGCGGCGGTGCTGTCCGGGGTCGTGGCGGCGGTCGTGGCGACGTCGCTGCTGGTCGGGTCGGGGTGGGGCTGGGTGGTCGGGCTGACCCGCAGCGGTGACTCTCGACAGTGGACATCTCCGCCGACCGCCGTCGGTCTGCTGATCGACTATCTTGCCCGTCCGGTCGGCGGCGCGCCGCAGGCGGTGGGCGTCGTACGGATGTCGGCGCTGGTGCTGCTCGCCGCGTTCCTGGTGGCCCTGTGGTGGTGGGTGTGGCGGGGCAGCGGACCGGTGGCCCGGTGGCGTGGTCCGGTCAGCCGTGTCCACGGACGGTATCTGCCGGTGGGTGACCGGGGGCAGGCGGTGTACGGGGCCGGAGTCGCGCTGGCCGCGACGGTGGTGGCCGCCCCGGTGTTCTACCCGTGGTATCTGGTGTGGCCGCTGGCGCTGCTCGCCGCCGCCGCGTACCGCACCCGGTGGTTCCTCCTGCCGGCGGCGGTGAGCTGTTTTCTGGTACTCCCCGACGGCTCCGGAGTCGCGGCGATGACCAAGGCCCCCGGTACGGTCGCGATGTGCGGGCTACTCGCCGTCCTTGTCGTCCGCACCGCCACCCGTTCCCCGACGATCTTGCGGTTATCGCGAAGATTTGTCGGGATTGTCCGTCGATAA
- the glnA gene encoding type I glutamate--ammonia ligase: MFANPEELLRYLKDEGVKFVDVRFCDLPGVMQHFNLPVESVDEDFFTTGLAFDGSSIRGFQAIHESDMLLLPDVATAFIDPFRIEKTLALNFFIHDPFTREPYSRDPRNVAKKAESYLAASGIADTAYFGPEAEFYIFDSIRHETSANQAYYHIDSIEGAWNTGREEEGGNRGYKTPYKGGYFPVPPVDHYADLRDQIVRKLIDTGFTVERSHHEVGTAGQAEINYKFSTLLHAGDQLQLFKYIVKNTAWAAGKTATFMPKPLFGDNGSGMHTHQSLWLNGEPLFYDETGYAGLSDTARWYIGGLLHHAPSLLAFTNPTINSYRRLVPGFEAPVNLVYSQRNRSACTRIPVTGSNAKAKRVEFRVPDPSANVYLAFSAMLMAGLDGIKSKIEPPAPIDKDLYDLPPEEWGDVKQVPGSLPAVLDSLEADHDFLLEGGVFTPDLISTWIDWKRANEVDPVRLRPTPHEFAMYYDC, encoded by the coding sequence GTGTTCGCCAATCCCGAGGAACTACTGCGGTACCTCAAAGACGAGGGCGTGAAATTCGTCGACGTACGCTTCTGTGACCTGCCCGGCGTGATGCAGCACTTCAATCTGCCGGTCGAGTCCGTCGACGAGGACTTTTTCACCACCGGCCTCGCCTTCGACGGGTCTTCGATCCGTGGTTTCCAGGCGATCCACGAGTCGGACATGCTGCTGCTGCCGGATGTCGCCACCGCCTTCATCGACCCGTTCCGGATCGAGAAGACGCTGGCGTTGAACTTCTTCATCCACGACCCGTTCACCCGCGAGCCGTACTCCCGCGACCCGCGCAACGTGGCGAAGAAGGCCGAGTCGTACCTCGCGGCCAGCGGCATCGCCGACACCGCCTACTTCGGCCCCGAGGCGGAGTTCTACATCTTCGACTCGATCCGCCACGAGACCTCGGCGAACCAGGCGTACTACCACATCGACTCGATCGAGGGCGCCTGGAACACCGGCCGCGAGGAAGAGGGCGGCAACCGCGGCTACAAGACCCCGTACAAGGGTGGGTACTTCCCGGTGCCGCCGGTCGACCACTACGCCGATCTGCGCGACCAGATCGTCCGCAAGCTGATCGACACCGGCTTCACCGTGGAGCGCTCGCACCACGAGGTCGGCACCGCCGGTCAGGCCGAGATCAACTACAAGTTCTCCACCCTGCTGCACGCCGGTGACCAGCTGCAGCTGTTCAAGTACATCGTGAAGAACACCGCCTGGGCCGCCGGCAAGACCGCGACCTTCATGCCGAAGCCGCTGTTCGGCGACAACGGCTCGGGCATGCACACCCACCAGAGCCTCTGGCTCAACGGTGAGCCGCTGTTCTACGACGAGACCGGCTACGCCGGCCTGTCGGACACCGCCCGCTGGTACATCGGCGGTCTGCTGCACCACGCGCCGTCGCTGCTGGCCTTCACCAACCCGACGATCAACTCGTACCGTCGGCTGGTGCCGGGCTTCGAGGCGCCGGTCAACCTGGTGTACTCGCAGCGCAACCGCTCCGCCTGCACCCGGATCCCGGTCACCGGCAGCAACGCCAAGGCCAAGCGGGTCGAGTTCCGCGTGCCGGACCCGTCCGCCAACGTCTACCTGGCGTTCTCGGCCATGCTGATGGCCGGCCTAGACGGCATCAAGAGCAAGATCGAGCCGCCGGCGCCGATCGACAAGGACCTGTACGACCTGCCGCCGGAGGAGTGGGGCGACGTCAAGCAGGTGCCGGGCTCGCTGCCGGCCGTGCTCGACTCCCTGGAGGCCGACCACGACTTCCTGCTGGAGGGTGGCGTCTTCACGCCGGACCTGATCTCCACCTGGATCGACTGGAAGCGCGCCAACGAGGTCGACCCGGTCCGCCTGCGGCCGACCCCGCACGAGTTCGCCATGTACTACGACTGCTGA
- a CDS encoding RDD family protein encodes MPSLLRRTGALVIDWLLCVLISGLFADPARSGWPPVVVLIAEYGIFLGLFAQTPGMWLARIRCVSDADGGRIGVPRALLRGLLLALVVPPLIMDERRRGLHDRAAGSVVVTVAG; translated from the coding sequence GTGCCCAGTCTGCTCCGGCGTACCGGGGCGCTGGTGATTGACTGGCTACTCTGTGTGCTCATCTCGGGACTCTTCGCCGACCCGGCCCGGTCCGGTTGGCCGCCCGTCGTGGTGCTGATCGCCGAGTACGGCATCTTCCTCGGCCTGTTCGCCCAGACGCCCGGAATGTGGCTGGCCCGGATCCGGTGCGTGTCCGACGCCGACGGCGGTCGGATCGGCGTACCCCGGGCTCTGCTACGCGGACTGCTACTCGCCCTGGTGGTCCCGCCGTTGATCATGGACGAGCGGCGGCGCGGCCTGCACGACCGCGCCGCCGGCTCCGTCGTCGTCACCGTCGCGGGCTGA